Genomic DNA from Triticum dicoccoides isolate Atlit2015 ecotype Zavitan chromosome 4B, WEW_v2.0, whole genome shotgun sequence:
TTCTGCCGTGCAACCGCCCACCCAGCTACCCAAGGCTTTCCCTAAAAAAAAAGTTATCCCAAGGCTTCCGGCCcttttcccccgcaaaaaaaaaggctTCCGGCCCTTTTATCATGGTCACCGGCCGACCACGGCGACGGCTCGCGGTGACCTTCTTTTGGCTCACCCGCACAGACCACTGCCACCATTCGAACTTCATCATGTCGGCACACCGCCGCTTCGGAAAAGGAATGCCATGCCGAAGCCGCCCTTTCACTAGTGGCTGGGACCAGAAGGGCGCATCAACACACCGATCCTATGCCTACAGACGCCATGATTTCTCAAGCATTTCGCAGCCGTGCGCAGATGTCAGTGTCTCGATGAGAGAATCGCTGCTGTATGCCGCCATTTTCTTTGACCTGTAAAGCTAGGATGAGGAGCAATGAGTTCCATTTCTGTCTCTTGCCAGTGCCCGTGCCAGTACAGTGTAACACTAACCAAACTTCCCACTGATGCAGTGGTGCATGTGGTGCTGGCAGCCCATCGCAAACATAAAAACGCCCTCCCCGCACCCCCTAGCAATCTCACACCACATTCCACAGACCATATCACACGTTCTGAAACTACTATTGTAGATAGCTCTAGTGCAGCGTGCACACAAGTTACAGCGGCAGCCGGCGAGAATGGCAGCTAGGTCGATGGCGGACACGGCACGGCCATGGCTGCTGCTTCTTGCAGCACTAGCCACGGTGGTAGCACACGTCGACAGTGCGACCGTGGCCGCGCCAGCGCCGGCCGTGGACTGTAGCGACGCCCTGATCAGCCTGGCGGGGTGCCTGAGCTACGTGCAGGAGGGGAGCACGGTGGCGACGCCCGAGAAGTCGTGTTGCTCGGGCCTCAAGGACGTGGTGAAGAAGGAGGTGGCCTGCCTGTGCCAGGCCTTCCAGGGTGGCCAGGACTACGGCGTCACCCTCAACATGACCAAGGCCCTGCAGCTGCCCGGCGCCTGCAAGGTCAAGACGCCTCCATTCAGCAAGTGCCACAGTAAGtgttcttttttcttcttcgtGTTTTTCCACCACTCGCAAATTCAAAAATACAACGCCTATCAATAGCTGACTGAGAACGAAATGTTCTTATATCGGATTGAGCGATAGTCACTCCATTTTCTGGTCCATTTATGTGCGTCTTTGGTGGAGCAGTCGTGTGCATAAACTGAAGTCAACTACCTTGGAGCATCGGTCATGTTTCCTTGTCTTGCAATTTTTTTGAAACAGTTAGTTGTTGTCGGGTCCGTGTATGTGCAAATTGCAATTTTAATTTAGTGACGAAAAGAGTAATCTGCACTTCTCAGTCGGTTATAGTACACTATCTTTCAGAATCAGTTGAGAGTTCTCAGTCGGTTATAGTACACTATCTTTCAGAATCAGTTGAGAGTTGACAAAATCTGAAGTAAAATCTTAGTCGATTGACACCTAGCAAAACCATTGTTAAATACTGAACCTGACGGAATTATGAACTGGGAAAAAACTGAGGGAACTATATTCTGACGATCTCTCTCTTCGCTAATGCAGTTTCCATTCCGGGCGTGACCGGAGGGTCTCCAGGTGTGTTCACTAACCACTCTTCTCTTCATAACTAAGGACATGATGGTCATATATTAGAAATCATTTATCCGCTGTATACGATGTACagtgagctgggccggcccatctttcCCTTCTCTTTTAATGATTTTAAATCCGAAACCGAAAAAAATGCGAGCCTAAGAGGAATCGAACCACGTACTTCCTGGTACATAGATGGACATTATAACCATCAAGCCGACTTCAGCACTTGTGTTTAAACTGTTCTTTCTCGTCATTTTCTTCTTTCCTCTTTCCtctttcttattttcctttttcttgttttttcaatcgtttttttgggttttcatttccctttttttcgttttcttttcctttttatgtTCCTTTTTGTTTTACTTTTTCTTTTGCAATATGCAACCTTTTTCAGTTTCCTTTAGAAAAAATCAATGAACCTTTTTTTAATATTGATGATTTTTAAAGTCGATCAACTTTATTCAAGATTGATTAAAAAAATCTAAATTGATGAATCTTTCTCAAGatgaatgattttttttcaaactagATGGTTTTTTTTTAAATCGATGGACTTTGTTCAAAATTGATAAACTTTTTGCAAAACTgatgatttttaaaaaaaaatcatgaactttttttatCAAAATGCATGGTTTTTTTAATTCATGGTACTTCTAATTTATGAACATTTTGCAAATCCGCTTATTTTTTCAAGTCCATgaacttttccaaaaagatgaaccCTTTTTTTATAGTTAATGGTCAAAGGTCAAACATGTCAATGGTCAACTTTTCGTCCAGGTCAACCATGATGAAGTTTTCTTTTGGTCGAATCACGAAGAAGCGATCGAACGACAGTTGATCGCTCGTGTAGTTTGGCTGGCCCATGAAAGGTGGTGTTCAAGCGCTGCGTCCATTAAGTAGCAACGTGCTCTCAACCAGAGCCTTCTGGCAACTGTCTAGCTTTTGGACATTCTTGAAATGAACCCAACTTTTTGAAGTAGGTGAGCATGCCGATGGTAGACATCCATGTCAAGTTTGAATGATTTCTGACACCGTATGCAAGTCGCGACACGTCTGACCATTTATCGACCTTTTTTGGCCGAGGAAACTCCAGAAAATGAAAATTCATCAAAAAACAAAATAACTTGGCATTGTGCATTTAGTTGGCCATACAAGGTCATATAAAAAACTGGGGCCATTTTATGGATGTCGAAACACAACATGCTCTCAGGCGTAGCTTTCTGACCTACCTGAACACCCTCATTTAAACATGGTCTGTTTTTATATATCCTTCAAATGACCACAACTTTTCCAAGAAGGTGAGCATGCACATGGTAGGGATCTATGTCAGGTTTGAACTATTTTCGACAATGTATGCAAGTTGCAACATGCCTGGGCATTTATTTTCCCCCTTTTACCGAGAAAACTCTAGAAATGCAAAATTTATTGAAaaccaaaacaacttggcatggtgccttgaattggtcatacaaggacATGGGAAAAATTGGGGCCATTTCAAGGATGTCGAGAAACAACGTGCTCTCAGACGGAGCCTTCTAACGTACCCGGACACCCAACATTGAGCATGGTCTATTTTTGGATACGCTTGCAATGACCCATTTTTTGCAAGCAGGCGGGCATACCCCTGGTAGGAATCAATGCCAAGTTTGAACGATTTTCGAAaccgtatgcaagttgcgacacgttCGGCAATTTATCGCCCTTTTTTGAaaaagaaaactccagaaaatgtaAAATTTGAAGAAAACCAAAAAACCTTGGGATGGTGCCTTGAATTGTTCATGCAAGCTAGTGAAAAAAATTAGGTCATTTGACAGATCTCGAGGAAAAACATGCTCCCAAAAGGAGCCTTCTGACCTACCCCGACACCCTACGTTGAACATGGTGATTTCTCCTACACGAATACAAAAAAATGTTCGAGCAAATTAAAAAAAAACTGTTTCAAATTTTTATTCGTATTTTTCTTGAAATTCAAAACTTAATAGTGATTTTCATAAAATATTAAAAGAAAAATATTCGTCTTCAAAGTTTGTTTGCTCCTTGTAAAAATGTTGTGTTTTGACATTATGAGCAATTTGAAAATACAAAAATGTTCCGAGGAATTCATAAAATGTTTGCATTTTGAAATAATTGTTCATAGTTTCAGAAAATGTCCGTGTTTTCAGTTTTGCTCTTGTTTTAAGAAAATGTTcgtatttaaaaaaaattgtttctAGTTTCAATAAATGTTCTCGTTTTCAATTCTGCTCTTATTTTTCCAAAACAAAGTTTGAGAGTCTGAAACATTGTTCACAAAAGGTTTGAGTTTTAGAAAATATGTTCACAGATTTTGAAAATGATTGGGTTTAAAAAATATTACTTTGTCAAACAGAAATTCACAtacgaaatttcaaaaaaaaaatcgttTTGGGCTAGTGATGTTATGCACTCGCGGGATCTTGTGTGTTAGATCCACGCACCCATTTTAGTATTTGTGAATTGGTGTCAAAGTGTTGCCCCTTTCTCCAATTCTTTAAGCGGTGCACTGCTAATCGGCCACTTGAGTTAGGCAGCCGAAGTGGCTAGCATCGGTATGAATTATATCCCAGGTTGTTAGTTCGATACCAATGTACGGATTAATTTTTGTTGATTTTCCAGCGCAAATGAGCCGGCCCAGGTTAGCTGTGCCTGTGCCGTATTCCAGCGTCCAGCGTAGAGGTGGTCTTCCGAACGTATGGCATATTCTATCCTATGTATGAAAGTGGATACTATTTGCCAAAGGTCTAAATTATCCTTTATACGTTTTGTGAGGGGGTGTACTGAAGCGTtcctcttatttatttatttttgcgaaTAAAGTACCAACATATATAATCCTTTCTTTTTTGGAGTAAAAAAATCGCAGCTCTTTAAGTACTGACGTTGTTGCCGTCATTCCAGCACCTGCACCTGCCCCGTCTTCCGGTGCTCCGTTCTTCGGGGACTCGCCGTCACCATCCACGCCGTCGGCGGAATCACCAGCCGAAGCCGGAACCGGAAGTGGCGACTCCACCACCGCTCGAGCTCCATCGCCGTCGGCCTCCGCTTCGACCACCTTCCCCGCTTCAGCAAGTGTCCTCCTAGCCGCAGCGACTGTTGCCGCGGCTCTGCTCATGTGAGCAGCTGGGCGCGGCGCGCCTGTAATTCAGCAAACATGTAACATGTTTGCTCATGCGACCATTTCCGCTATACTCGCTCGACACAGCTGAGAAAGCAAACCAAGCCTCGTTGCTGGCTTGCTGCATGTACCGAGATGTATCTTATGTGAGAGTTTCCATTCCATTTTTATACAGATGTCTCATATACACGTCTAAACGAGCGTCTTTCATAAACATGACTCGTTTCCATACACGATGAGACTGCTTGGTTTGATGCCAGTGTGTTGGCAACTCTTAACTACAGATTTTTCGTACCAATCTCTAGAAATATATCGGAAGTACCattctacacccaggagcaaatgctcctggtgtgaatagtaaaatcaaaaaaatcaaaagaaaatcaaaaaattctgaaaatttttttTGACATACTTTCACAAGTGTTTCTTGTGCATGGAAATtttcgtcatgaaatcacattcgtgAAAGTCATGTCGAAAAAAACAAAACCAAAGCTTCAAAATGCTTTTGTAAGTAACATTTTCAgagcatcaattttgtttttttACCACACCTTCCACCAATGTGATTTCGCGATGAAATTTTACGTGCACAACAAACATTTGTATAAGTATGCcacaaaaaaaatcagaattttttgacacttttttttttttttttactgttcacaccaggagcatttgctcctgggtgtagaaactCCACTTCCGAAATATATAGCCTACTTTTGGTTTTGCCTAATATTGGCATCAAACCAAGCAGCCTCAGTACTGCCTTCCAAGTCGCACAAGCGCGCTTTCGTACCTCACTGTTGGTCAAATATTTTTAGAAGAGCGTGAATATCTTTTTTGTTAGTATTCTAGCTTAGCTCTCTATTCTTTGCTTAAGCTATCGTGTCGTGTAGATAGATGGCATCTCCCTATTCCCACATCCCCGGACACGATTAATGCATGGAAGCTAAAGAATTGGGTCATTCTTCAGGCCCAAGATGCAATCATTTGAACTCTATCCCAATATGGCTCGCAACTTGCTGCGGCCATGGCCATCAGATATAGAAATACAACTTATCAACAGTCTATAGTTCAGATTTCCGAACAATGGACACGACAACTGTTACATCATCCAACTTGCCCCCGGAATAGCCCAGGTATCCTTCTGCGAGCGCCGCGTCCGAGAACGGGCTCCTCCCGGACCCGGACCTGCCCACCTCCTTCGCTCTCGCAGCCAGGAGCTCCGCGATCTCCTGCACAAGTCACGTGAAACGAATATGTCAGGATGGTTCTTGGTTGACTACCTTCTGTAGGTGGGTTTATTAGGTTGCCTTCTTCCCAACAAAAACAGTTATTAGGTTCTGACCGTAGGCTTTCGGTCGGCTTCTAGAGATTTCGAGACAATGGCTGCCGCCTCATGGTCGTAGACGTTGTCGAACAGACCATCTGACGCTGTTATGATGGTATCACCTTCTTGTAAATCGATAGCGTAATTCTGTGAATAAGGAGAGAAATTCATATGTTAAAATCTGAGAAAGCTAAAGAGAAACAAAATAGTAACAGGGCTAATATATAAACCTAACAAGTGCTGTGTCACCTGTACAAGTCTTGAAGGATCAACACCATTTTCTATTTGCAACGGGAAATTGAAACCGTATGTCATCGGCTTTGTTTGTGTATATACTTGTCCATTTCTTATCACCAGTAATCCTGAATCGCCAATATTAGATACATGAAGGACCTGCCATATCAATCAGTTGATGAGAAAAAATACATGTACAATTAACCACCAATAAATGTGACAGGAAGTGGTAGACATGCCAAATCTTGATGACAGAAGAGCATACCTGCCCATCAAAGTGAGCAACCAAGACAGTTGAAGAACCAGGGGATCGTGCTTCAACTGCCGCCATAGCAAGAACTTCCTCGGTTCTCATCCCTGGTGGCCCTTGATTCTCCATGACAATTTTTTTGGAACTATCCATTAGCTCTCTCGCATACAGCCCCGCATTGATTCCTGAGGACAAAAGTCAGATCCACAGTTCTGAGCGATCATATTCCCAAGTATAACAGTGTATGATGAGAACTTAGATCCATCAAAATTAATGAAGACAAAGATGGCAAATAAATTAGATATGGACATCAGAAACACACTGATGTTAACTGCTAGCTAAAAGACATTTTCAAAGAGTGAACGCGATAACAGAAACAAGGTGTAAAGCGAAATTCGTACACCCAGCAGTTCAGTGCACTCACAAGATCACACAACAGTACTCTAGCAGAGAAGGTATGGTTTACCTTCAAATGACCACTGACCAACTCCATCCGCTACACCAAACCAGCCGTCGCAAGCTATGAAATAAGCATCTTCACCACCTGTGTGCACCTGTTTATTTTAACAGGTGTCAACGTTAGAGAAACTAAAGAGCAACATGAATTGATTGGATGCATTTTATTTTAACACATAATATAACAGAATAAATGCACATGGAGAGTAATTATTCCTCCCTGAATAGTATCTGCATGAAAGAGCCAGTAGATGCAGTTACAGCTGTATATATGTATGACAGCAACCTAGAGTCGTTGTTTGTTGTCGGCCTTCTAGGAACTATAGATGGCATATACGTTTTAACATTTGGAAGCACACTAAATATGAAGTCAAGAAAAGCAAACATATGAGTCTAGATGCCGAAATCTTCACAAAGAGTTGCTTAAATCACTACATGAGTTAATTGAGTAATGTTGAGCTCAATTTAATCTCAAATTATGAGAAGAGAAGGATCTACGTAACAAGTGCCTCCGTTCTTTACATTTAACTATTTGACAatgccttaaacagcaccttccagaacaTTGAGAGCAGAACGAACATGACAGTATTTCCACTGATCTAATGGGTAGAATAAAATTAGCTCAAATATATTTTACCTACAACAGACTGAAAAGAACAACTATTAGGCCCATTACCTTTGAAGGATGAGGTAACATGGCTGCACCTGAAGCCAATACAAGTGTTGATACAGCTAGTGAatccatcctgcagatgaattaagcATGTCAAAACATGAATAAACCATGCATGTATGCCAAACAGATCAAGCTATACTCGGTGTAAGGTGCTCATATAAGATATAAAACAAAATAATAGTACCTATCAGAGCTCTTCGTCTCTGAAGTGTTGTTCTCCCTGGCCACCTCACAGGTCACTTGTTCCTACAAAGGGGAAAAACGCAGGTACACATCATCGCCTAATCAGAAGAATTCCACTATATCAAACATAGACCTTCATATAACAGCGCAAGCAAGGTTTACAGACACGGCTGCAGTATTGGACAAAGTCAATGCTATTTTTACTTTTTTGAGGAACCAAGTCAATGCTAATTTGCCTTGAACAATCCATGTGCTGTTTATTTATGCAAACAGGGGTGCATCCTTTTCATGTAGTAGGACCTAATTTCCTCAGCTAGCTGCACAGAACGCCCTTTAGTACAACTGTACAAGCGTGGTCCCTTGCTCCATTACTAGGATACATAAATGAgcatatcaaaatagcatagccaaaaacTAGTAAATAACCAGAAACTGAAAATAAATATCAACACATAATGCAGATTGTATACAGAAAAAGGAAGCATTGCTACCCTGCGCCCAGCCGCCCACTGCCTAATTTCTTCAGTTAGCTGAACAGGTTGTCCAT
This window encodes:
- the LOC119291411 gene encoding non-specific lipid-transfer protein-like protein At5g64080 isoform X1, which translates into the protein MAARSMADTARPWLLLLAALATVVAHVDSATVAAPAPAVDCSDALISLAGCLSYVQEGSTVATPEKSCCSGLKDVVKKEVACLCQAFQGGQDYGVTLNMTKALQLPGACKVKTPPFSKCHISIPGVTGGSPAPAPAPSSGAPFFGDSPSPSTPSAESPAEAGTGSGDSTTARAPSPSASASTTFPASASVLLAAATVAAALLM
- the LOC119291411 gene encoding non-specific lipid-transfer protein-like protein At5g64080 isoform X2 gives rise to the protein MAARSMADTARPWLLLLAALATVVAHVDSATVAAPAPAVDCSDALISLAGCLSYVQEGSTVATPEKSCCSGLKDVVKKEVACLCQAFQGGQDYGVTLNMTKALQLPGACKVKTPPFSKCHTPAPAPSSGAPFFGDSPSPSTPSAESPAEAGTGSGDSTTARAPSPSASASTTFPASASVLLAAATVAAALLM